The DNA region AACCTAAAACCGGGATTGAAAATTgctccaaaattcttaaatttcttgaacttttattttcttctttCGTTTGTGTACATAACATTTTCCCCCCCTGACTGGCAACCCTGTGCTGATCACGCAACCAACCACATCAAAACAGCCACACACGCGTACACGTACATCGTGGTCGTGCTTGTCACGCAGTGGCCCACCGCACCAATACCACCACGGCCACCGATTCCGCGAGGGAACGCAGCGAATGTGCGGATGAAAAAGGAcgaaaaatggccaaaaatcgTAACAGGATTATCAAGCCCAAGCGTGTCTTCCCCCTGCCCCACCTGGATGGTCCCTCCCAAAAACCCAGAGCGCCAGAATCGGGACCGGTTTCGGCGGAACAACCCGAACCCACCACCACGCACAGGGCTGGGTCGTCGTTCTGCCAAAAAATTGACTCGCGGCAAAGCACATGGTTTGGTTCGACCCCCGAAAGAAAGAAGTGGCAGTGAAAATTCCTTCGCTGCCGCGTCACCTGGTTAAGCTGTTCCTCGGCCTGGAGCCGCTGGTTCGGGTCGATGGTGGCCCGCAGCAGTTCGGCAATCTTGGCGTTGTCCATTTTTCACGCGCTTCTCCTGCTGCTCCTTCTCCAGAAATATCCAGATGCAATTCGGGTCCAATTTGATTTCACCACCGGGGACAACACGCGGCGGCGGTGGCTGTCGAAACGAATCGACCAGGGGGTTGGTGGGAAATCACAACACCACTGCACACTACTTCCGGCCAACGGAATCACTGGATACGTGCACTTTTGCACACTGGACTAGAAGCCGCGGGGGCGCGCACAATTTTCACCCGGAAAAATCACGACGTCTTCTTCCACTTCCGCGCGAGCGAAACCAAAAAGACTGACGATGACTGCTGCTGCTTGGccacgtgtgtgcgtgtgtttgttACAACCGAAGAGAGTGACAGCCCAAAAGCTGCACCACTACAAATGCGATTTTTGCAAGCCGGTGTCCGTGTTGCCATCAGCAGTGGAGTAATGATTAATGTTCCCTAGGGGATGGACACTCGCCAGTAATTGTATCCTTTGgatgttttctaaaaaaaaaactttgcattaCAACTTTATCAGCAATAGGATCCTAAAATGTTATGTACATCGATTAAAGGAACGCCCGAAGACGATTTGACCTCCTTTTATTTATTAGCATAACAACAAAACTACAATTCGTCACTTTTAAGATTGACTGTGTCAAACCAACGGTACAAACTAAGAAGCAATTGCTTAAGCTAAAAAGTGTCTAACGATTTTTTAtgtgcatgaaactttgtccaacaACAtttcagaagtttttttttttttttgaaaaggtccaataaaccaaatttccagtttttgcttttagggtgtttttagaaccgccttgagtcaggggtattgaaaacacccaaaaagcaaaaactgaaaatttggtttattgatccttttcaaaaaaaaactccagatttgtcaACCAACAttattaaaatgataaaaaaaaatccaaaagacttaaatgataaaaagacaaaaatgagaaatgactaaaaatgactaaaatgataaaaatcactggaaattcaaaaaaaaaattaaataatcaaaaagaaaaaaatacaaaaattaccaaacggaccaaaataacaaaaatgaaaaagtgaaaataaaaacagattagaacccactgagaatttttttttttttcgagcctgaatcgagtcgaaGCTCGAGCCAACtaaatgacaaaaagacaaaaaaataccaaaacgaccaaaataacaaacatgacaaaaatgatcaaaattacaaaaaggacacaaattacaaaaaaaaaccaaaacgcccaaatcacaaaaaattacaaaatgaccaaaatgttcaaaatggtaaaaatgatcaaaataaaagacataaaacgtaaaaataaataccaaaatgacagaaatgttaaaagcgagtccacgaggaaagcatacccatctcgcatcgacctcacaaatctgtctgaaattttcaggggttgtttgtacatataaaactagcatctggacaaaatatgagcactctaggtcaacgggaagtggggcaaatcgggacacaaagtttgaaggtgtaaaaacagttaaaaatctttaaaatgctataacttaggctaaattcaatttattttcaaaattcaaaatgcatctgaaagggcataaaaaatgcaacaaaatgcagggagaagcatcccaattggttaaatctaaagggagttattggcgttttagtgaaaaaatagcttaattttcaaactcaaataaaaaagtgttccatccagttatcaactcggttcgacctgcagcttctAAGGGATATCTgaaactaccatctgagactgagaacgctttgggtaaggcagtttaacatattaaatagacacttttaccaCTGACGACGTCAGtgcttttacttttagtgatttttttaatgtaaatttttccTCGGGAGACCCCTAGATCCCATTTTCTagttataattttatcatattcgtgttcctgagacaattttaccGTACAAACATGCATaacaatgtttattttcatcaattttaaccattttaaaaaatgagatcgagcctgaatcgagtcgaagctcaagccaaaattctcagtgggaatgatcaaaatgacaaaaagacaaaaattaccaaaacgaccaaaataacaaaggtaacaaaaatgaccaagctgctgacaaaatgaaaaaaaaactatcgaaatgacaaaaatgatcaaaatgaccaaaacgtcCAAAATAACACAGATGTCAAAAagattctcaaaaaagtgtccacgtggtttatggatggtccctaaggacaaaagtgacaaaaaatgacaaaattgatgaaaatgacaaaaagttttaGAATGGATAAAAtgatcataataaaaaaaatgctcaaaattataaaaatgaaaagagTCAAACCAACATCAAAATGGCTCATAACCATCATTTTGATCAAAAcggcaaaaatgtaaaaaatgatcaaaattaccaaacggTCAAAATTagagaaatgataaaaaataccaGATTAACTACAatgaaaaatgatcaaaatgaaaaaaaaaacgaaattgacaaaaaattccaaaatgccaaaaaacttcaagcatggtcaaaatgatcaaaatgactgaAACGACTGTAAtgatcaaaatatatttttgtagtttttgtctCTTGAtccttttggttattttggtcattattgTCGTTTCGGTCATTGTTGTCATTTTGGACATtggttattttgtttttatttttgccgttttggtctttttttattttgaaaaatttgggcTTTTTCTTCGTTCTTCACAATGAAGAAAAAgcccaaatttttcaaaataaaaaaagaccaaaacggcaaaaataaaaaaataaaaacaaaatgaccaatgtgatgaaaatttgcagaatgacaaaaatgagaaaaattatacaattgacaacaataaaaaatccaTAATGTCCAAAATGACATAATGTAcaataatgaccaaaataaccaaaagaatcaagagacaaaaaaaaaataacgaaaattaccaaatttactcaaatgacaaaattgataaaaatagcaaaaaatactagaatggccaaaatgacaaaaatgaccgaaACGATTATAAtgatgaaaatgacaaaaattaccacaaagaccaaatttaccaaaatagaaaaaaactgaccaaaataatcaaaatgaaaaatcgataaaaatcacaaaactgataaaaatgaaaaaaaaagtgagaatGGCTTATCCCAATAAACCAAGTtatcagtttttgttatttgggtgttttttaatatccctgactcaaggcggtttcaaaaacacaagaagcaaaaactggaaatttggtttattggaaaaaaaaactccagaaatgatcAGTGTGATACTGTTCATCCAGTTAAAACGGATTTCCATACGATGTCTTGAAAATCGAATCAggaaagaaaatttattttcaaatgcttTGGCTGCATAGTTTCGACCAGTGCTGCATGGCACACATGACACGTGTGTTctaagtaccgtcatcaggggtaacattgggtctggggtgagattgggtcatacaaaaatgctgaaatttttatgacccaatctcactcccagacccaatgtcacccctgatgacggtacacaAATACCTTTTATCTAAAGATCCGTTTATTTGCTAGATTGATATTCACAAGTATCACAAATTTACGCctgcattttttaagctttgaacaaaactattttttttcgattttcttatTCAGTgtatttaattttatgttttatgcatCAATTGAATTGCAGGTAATATGGTAttttggtttattaaaaatagttttatattTTGCGTTATCATAATTCCACATGGAACAAAGCTATAAAAGTAGTCACATTGGCGATCGTCATCGATCAGTTGGTGCTAGGTCGTTTCTTCAACACGATCACTTCTCCCTCTTTTTCAACTTCGAGTACACATCGAGGAACAACAGACTCGTGTGCTCTGTTCAGTCTTTAGCCATCTTAGCAGGGCAATACACAATGTTTCtgcagttttgttttgttttatcgtTACTTTTGTGTAATGTCCACGGCCATCAAAGTCAAGAATTTCTCCAACACCTGGTGGATCCAGAGGAACCCAGAGGGGAACGACACGGTGATTAGTTTAGAATAAGTGGTTTTGTACCAGAAATGACCGTTACTTTTGTCCGTCTATCTAAACAGTGCACCCACCGCCAGTGAGTTTACCAACGGATGAGAAGGAGACTTTGCGCCAAAAGAGATTGATTTCGGCATCCGAGTACGAGAAAACCGCCCAATTTTGGAACGTCGGAGCCCAGTTGAAGCTGAAGGAACAACTGCTGAAGCGCACCAATCGTAACGTGGCCAAGAATGTGATATTTTTCCTTGGCGATGGGATGTCGATTCCCACCCTGGCGGCCAGTAGGATGTACCTCGGGCAGATGCATGGTCACACCGGTGAAGAAACGCAACTATCCTTCGAAGAGTTCCCAGACGTCGGCCTGGTGAAGGTGAGCGCCGTTTAGAAGGACCTACCTGCTGGCATTGACATTCGCGCAGAACTTGTCGTTTGCCTTTCTTGTCCACAGTATCTGACTGTGTTTGTTGAACGAGTTTGATCGACGCGAAAGACAACGCACTATCCCACGAGGGACATTTTTTTCGTGCTTATCTGTGCAACTGTGGGGAAGCCGGAATTTTTAAACATCTTGCGAAGGAATTGCTGGATACCGTCACGTAAAATTCACATTCACTTGAGTTACTCTGACAGCTATCGATAGTGTGTTGAGTGGGTGCTTATTTAGCCGTTGTCGTCCTCATTTCGAATTGAAGCAGTAGTTATCGTTGCCCAAGTGAAAGTCGTTGCAATCTAGTCATTCGACTAATTAACTTCAATCACATTCccgttaagttttatttttatcacaCGTGTTACACAATTCCAGCCAGGCGCGCTTAGAATTATGCCAGCAATAATTAAAAGTTATGCGCGCGCGCGCGCCAATACGCTAAGCTTCTCTTCGTGGATAACACCATTTGCCACGTGCCACATGTGATACATGCTAAGCCCGCTTACTATTGCAACGACTTCTCGCCAGGTTAGCTCTATGAGACtccaaaaaaagaaacattcgtACTTGACTCGAGCTAAGTCGCCAAAATCGTTCAACCGTGATCATTTAATCGCACGCTGAATAATAAatgataattgattttttttgttcctgtTTCCTTGTACAAACACACAATTATTTCTATTGGCTCTCTGATTGAGTGTCGATTGTCCTTCAACCGATTGATCTgcgaaatcaattttttatcgTTTCAGACGTACTGTGTGGATAAACAAGTTGCAGATTCTGCATGCTCGGCCACGGCATACCTTACTGGGGTGAAGGCAAATTATGCCACCATTGGTGTCACTGCTGCGGTTAAATACAATAATTGTGTCGATAGCAGTGACCCGAAGAATCATGTCCAGTCAATTATGAGCTGGGCGCAGGCCGCCGGTAAAGGAACCGGAATTGTCACCACCACAAGAGTCACGCACGCCAGCCCGGCCGGAACCTACGCTCACGTGGCGAATCGTGATTGGGAAAGTGACGCCGACGTTGAGGCCAAAGTGGAAGACTCTTCGCAGTGTCAGGATATTGCTTCCCAGTTGGTGCGGAATGAACCCGGGAAGAACTTTAACGTCATTCTGGGTGGAGGTAGGAGAAAGTTTATACCGAAAAACGAAAAGGATGTCTCGGGGAAGCCAGGCCAGCGGATGGACTCTGCAAACCTCATCTCGGAATGGTTCTACAGCAAACCGATGGGAACGGCCAGATACGTTACCAACAAGCGTGACCTCATGGGTATCAACTTTAACGAAACCGAATATCTGATGGGACTCTTCAACTCGGATCACCTTAAATACCACATGGACAGTGACCCTTCGGAGGATCCTTCGCTTAGTGACCTG from Culex quinquefasciatus strain JHB chromosome 3, VPISU_Cqui_1.0_pri_paternal, whole genome shotgun sequence includes:
- the LOC6032826 gene encoding alkaline phosphatase; protein product: MFLQFCFVLSLLLCNVHGHQSQEFLQHLVDPEEPRGERHVHPPPVSLPTDEKETLRQKRLISASEYEKTAQFWNVGAQLKLKEQLLKRTNRNVAKNVIFFLGDGMSIPTLAASRMYLGQMHGHTGEETQLSFEEFPDVGLVKTYCVDKQVADSACSATAYLTGVKANYATIGVTAAVKYNNCVDSSDPKNHVQSIMSWAQAAGKGTGIVTTTRVTHASPAGTYAHVANRDWESDADVEAKVEDSSQCQDIASQLVRNEPGKNFNVILGGGRRKFIPKNEKDVSGKPGQRMDSANLISEWFYSKPMGTARYVTNKRDLMGINFNETEYLMGLFNSDHLKYHMDSDPSEDPSLSDLTYAAIKSLEKHRNGFVLFIEGGKIDLAHHETKARKSLDETVQFSEAVLLATQLTNSDNTLIVVTADHSHVMSLAGYSKRGHDILDISDSISDVDKKVYTTLSYANGPGGPGPDEKGHRRNITQQMVKNKEFQYPKMVPLKYETHGGDDVALFAYGPWSHLFGGMYEQNVIPHLIGYAACIGDGLTACKR